A genomic segment from Macrobrachium rosenbergii isolate ZJJX-2024 chromosome 30, ASM4041242v1, whole genome shotgun sequence encodes:
- the LOC136854717 gene encoding golgin subfamily A member 6-like protein 4 — protein sequence MEKACDLLEENLHEALKNNKDMESLLDEKDVEKKDLANWLDNVIENKDHQIEDLLSKEDEMKKACDHLEGKLREALGNHEDIVRLLKEKEDEKTGLEAYCKTQIDKREHKIQELLAQEENMEGKIESLEEKLAEALCNTEEMEKVLEKEKTQNIELTNIYERRTEDLYLHIKDLLAKEGKLKEEKEHLEEGLQDAQRKVEELEKLLTKEKDQNLLLKNMYERMIADLYLHIKGLLEKEGKQKEEKQILEEKLQDLLAKEEKLEKCSKFLEAKLEEALCSTNQMEKLLKEEQDSKLKMEMIWQQAIQEKDKELNIRAQKYEESDAQLRSKD from the coding sequence atggaaaaggcTTGTGATCTTCTGGAGGAAAATCTGCATGAGGCCCTTAAAAATAACAAGGACATGGAAAGCCTCTTGGATGAGAAAGACGTGGAAAAGAAAGACTTAGCAAATTGGCTTGACAATGTGATTGAAAACAAGGACCATCAGATCGAAGATTTGCTCTCTAAGGAAGATGAAATGAAGAAGGCCTGTGACCACTTGGAAGGAAAATTACGCGAGGCGCTTGGCAACCACGAGGACATTGTAAGGCTCTTGAAGGAAAAGGAGGATGAAAAGACTGGGCTAGAAGCTTATTGCAAAACCCAGATTGACAAGAGGGAGCACAAAATCCAAGAATTGTTGGCTCAGGAAGAAAACATGGAGGGCAAAATCGAGTCTTTGGAAGAAAAGTTAGCAGAGGCCCTCTGCAACACAGAGGAGATGGAAAAGGTCCTGGAGAAGGAGAAAACCCAAAACATCGAGCTCACAAATATTTACGAAAGAAGAACTGAGGATCTCTACCTTCACATCAAAGATCTGTTGGCAAAAGAAGGTAAgctaaaggaagaaaaggaacaCTTGGAAGAAGGACTACAAGATGCCCAAAGAAAAGTGGAGGAACTGGAAAAGCTGCTGACGAAGGAAAAAGATCAAAACCTTCTGCTGAAAAATATGTACGAAAGGATGATTGCAGACCTGTACCTTCACATTAAAGGTTTGTTGGAAAAAGAAGGTaaacagaaggaagaaaagcaGATACTGGAAGAAAAACTCCAGGATTTGTTGGCCAAAGAAGAAAAGCTGGAAAAGTGCAGTAAGTTCTTGGAAGCTAAATTAGAAGAGGCCCTCTGTTCCACTAACCAAATGGAGAAGTTGTTGAAAGAGGAACAGGAttcaaaactaaaaatggaaatgatttgGCAACAGGCAATAcaggaaaaagataaagaattgaATATAAGGGCACAAAAATATGAGGAATCTGATGCGCAGCTAAGATCCAAAGATTGA